From the genome of Nicotiana sylvestris chromosome 2, ASM39365v2, whole genome shotgun sequence, one region includes:
- the LOC138885559 gene encoding uncharacterized protein, which yields MAKNIDGYKLWYSGVLKGKNGVGILVDNHLRELVVEVRRVNDRLMTIKLMVGECTLNIVSAYTPQVGLDEEIKRHFREGLDDIVRSILPSERLFIGRDFNGHIGSSAVGYTEVHSGFGVGEWNGGGTSLLDFTKAFDLGIANSSFPKRDEHLVTYKSSVAKTQIDYLLLRRCDRRLCEDCKVISGETLPTQHRLLLMDIGIRIRRKKRSVRGCPRIRWGTLNKDKAQELEGRLSTMGAWRSSGDANTMWSTTADCIRKVAREVLGISSGRTGSHKGDWW from the coding sequence ATGGCGAAAAACATAGATGGGTATAAGTTATGGTACTCTGGAGTCCTgaagggtaagaatggagtgggtatcctggtagataacCATCTTAGAGAGttggtggtagaggtcaggcgggtgaatgatagactaatgactattaaactgatggtgggtgagtgtactttaaatATCGTTAGCGCGTACACGCCGCAAGTaggcttggatgaggagattaaaaggcaTTTTAGGGAGGGGTTGGATGATATCGTTCGTAGTATTCTGCCTTcggagaggttattcataggaagagatttcaatggtcatattgggtcgtctgcagttggttatactgaggtgcatAGCGGCTTTGGTGTCGGGGAGTGGAACGGAGGAGGCACTTCCCTGTTGGACTTTACCAAGGCATTCGATCTAGGGATTGCGAACTCAAGTTTTCCTAAGCGGgatgagcatttggttacttacaaaagttcggtggcgaagactcagattgactatctcctcctcaggagatgcgacagaaggttgtgcgaggattgcaaagttatcTCAGGTGAGACCCTACCAACGCAACATAGGCTTTTGTTGATGGACAttggtattaggataaggaggaagaagaggtcagtacgaggctgtccgaggattaggtggggcacCTTGAATAAGGATAAAGctcaggagttggaaggaaggttatcgacaatgggagcttggagaagtagtggggacgcaaacactatgtggtcgacgacggctgATTGTATAAGAAAGgtggcgagagaggtgttagggatatcttcgGGCCGCACTGGTagccacaaaggagactggtggtga